A single window of Streptomyces xanthii DNA harbors:
- a CDS encoding SseB family protein, translating to MYGYDQTPGAGQQYAPPQQGGYGQQAPPLYPEPSPPSLADAVRAFTTGSMSAEDFQQIFASSKVYCPRGDNPGFLALHNTQQPVIPMFTSLKELRTYAGKESKYFVITGAEVIDLLPTGYGFVLDMEGEHRMVFDAKAVEQMVDFAMRRMYG from the coding sequence ATGTACGGCTATGACCAGACCCCGGGTGCCGGGCAGCAGTACGCGCCGCCGCAGCAGGGCGGTTACGGGCAGCAGGCCCCGCCGCTGTACCCGGAGCCGTCGCCGCCGTCGCTCGCCGACGCGGTCCGCGCGTTCACGACCGGATCGATGTCCGCGGAGGACTTCCAGCAGATCTTCGCCTCGTCGAAGGTCTACTGCCCGCGCGGCGACAACCCCGGCTTCCTCGCGCTGCACAACACCCAGCAGCCCGTGATCCCGATGTTCACCTCGCTCAAGGAGCTGCGGACGTACGCGGGCAAGGAGTCCAAGTACTTCGTGATCACCGGCGCCGAGGTCATCGACCTGCTGCCGACCGGCTACGGCTTCGTCCTCGACATGGAGGGCGAGCACCGCATGGTCTTCGACGCGAAGGCCGTCGAACAGATGGTCGATTTCGCGATGCGCCGCATGTACGGGTAG
- a CDS encoding acyl-CoA dehydrogenase: MGHYKSNLRDIEFNLFEVLGRDKLYGTGPFGEMDVDTAKSILDEVARLSENDLAESFTDADRNPPVFDPETNTAPVPASFKKSYKAFMDSEYWRLGLPEEIGGTTAPRSLIWAHAELILGANPAIWMYSSGPAFAGILFEEGNEAQKKIAEIAVEKQWGSTMVLTEPDAGSDVGAGRTKAVQQEDGSWHIEGVKRFITSGEHDMSENILHYVLARPEGHGPGTKGLSLFLVPKFEFDWETGELGERNGVYATNVEHKMGLKASNTCEMTFGDQHPAKGWLIGDKHEGIRQMFRIIEFARMMVGTKAISTLSTGYLNALEYAKERVQGPDLAQFMDKAAPKVTITHHPDVRRSLLTQKAYAEGMRSLVLYTASVQDAIQVKEAAGEDASAEHALNDLLLPIVKGYGSEKGYEQLAQSLQTFGGSGFLQEYPIEQYIRDSKIDTLYEGTTAIQGQDFFFRKIVRNQGAALNGLAEEIKKFLAVETGGEELAGARESLAKAAVELEAIVGVMLTDLAATEQDPKNIYKVGLNTTRLLMASGDVVVGYLLLKGAAVAAEALAGGASAKDVPFYQGKVAAAKFFAANVLPGVTGARKLAQGTSESGLDVMDLDEAAF; the protein is encoded by the coding sequence ATGGGGCACTACAAGTCGAATCTCCGCGACATCGAGTTCAACCTCTTCGAGGTGCTCGGCCGCGACAAGCTGTACGGCACCGGCCCGTTCGGTGAGATGGACGTCGACACCGCCAAGAGCATCCTCGACGAGGTGGCCCGCCTCTCCGAGAACGACCTGGCCGAGTCCTTCACCGACGCGGACCGCAACCCTCCGGTCTTCGACCCCGAGACGAACACCGCGCCGGTCCCGGCCAGCTTCAAGAAGTCCTACAAGGCCTTCATGGACTCCGAGTACTGGCGCCTCGGCCTGCCCGAGGAGATCGGCGGCACCACCGCGCCGCGCTCCCTCATCTGGGCCCACGCCGAGCTGATCCTGGGCGCCAACCCGGCGATCTGGATGTACTCCTCCGGCCCCGCGTTCGCCGGCATCCTCTTCGAGGAGGGCAACGAGGCGCAGAAGAAGATCGCCGAGATCGCCGTCGAGAAGCAGTGGGGCTCGACGATGGTCCTGACCGAGCCGGACGCCGGCTCGGACGTGGGCGCCGGCCGCACCAAGGCCGTGCAGCAGGAGGACGGCTCCTGGCACATCGAGGGCGTGAAGCGCTTCATCACGTCCGGTGAGCACGACATGTCGGAGAACATCCTCCACTACGTCCTCGCCCGCCCCGAGGGCCACGGCCCCGGCACCAAGGGCCTGTCCCTCTTCCTCGTCCCGAAGTTCGAGTTCGACTGGGAGACCGGCGAGCTGGGCGAGCGCAACGGCGTGTACGCGACCAACGTCGAGCACAAGATGGGCCTCAAGGCCTCCAACACGTGCGAGATGACCTTCGGCGACCAGCACCCCGCCAAGGGCTGGCTGATCGGCGACAAGCACGAGGGCATCCGCCAGATGTTCCGCATCATCGAGTTCGCTCGCATGATGGTCGGCACGAAGGCGATCTCGACCCTGTCGACCGGTTACCTGAATGCGCTGGAGTACGCCAAGGAGCGCGTCCAGGGCCCCGACCTCGCCCAGTTCATGGACAAGGCCGCGCCCAAGGTCACCATCACGCACCACCCCGACGTGCGCCGCTCGCTGCTCACGCAGAAGGCGTACGCCGAGGGCATGCGGTCGCTGGTGCTCTACACGGCCTCCGTGCAGGACGCGATCCAGGTCAAGGAGGCCGCCGGCGAGGACGCCTCCGCCGAGCACGCCCTCAACGACCTGCTCCTGCCGATCGTCAAGGGCTACGGCTCCGAGAAGGGCTACGAGCAGCTCGCCCAGTCGCTCCAGACCTTCGGCGGCTCCGGCTTCCTGCAGGAGTACCCGATCGAGCAGTACATCCGTGACTCGAAGATCGACACCCTGTACGAGGGCACGACCGCGATCCAGGGCCAGGACTTCTTCTTCCGGAAGATCGTCCGCAACCAGGGCGCCGCGCTGAACGGCCTCGCCGAGGAGATCAAGAAGTTCCTCGCGGTCGAGACGGGCGGCGAGGAGCTCGCCGGGGCGCGCGAGTCGCTGGCCAAGGCGGCCGTCGAGCTCGAGGCCATCGTCGGCGTCATGCTCACGGACCTCGCGGCCACGGAGCAGGACCCGAAGAACATCTACAAGGTCGGCCTCAACACGACCCGGCTGCTCATGGCCTCCGGTGACGTGGTCGTCGGCTACCTGCTGCTCAAGGGTGCGGCCGTCGCGGCGGAGGCCCTCGCGGGCGGTGCGTCCGCCAAGGACGTGCCCTTCTACCAGGGCAAGGTCGCCGCGGCCAAGTTCTTCGCCGCGAACGTCCTGCCGGGTGTCACGGGTGCGCGCAAGCTCGCCCAGGGCACGAGCGAGTCGGGCCTGGACGTGATGGACCTGGACGAGGCCGCCTTCTAG
- a CDS encoding M18 family aminopeptidase — MRTPSGPFDRGHTDDLMTYLAASPTPYHAVANAAARLEKAGFQQVAETDAWDGTTGGRFVVRGGAIIAWYVPEGAAPHTPFRIVGAHTDSPNLRVKPQPDMGTQGWRQVAVEIYGGPLLNSWLDRDLGLAGRISLRDGTERLVNVDRPLLRVPQLAVHLDRSVTPEGLKLDKQRHMQPIWGLGDDVHEGDLLAFLEEENGLERGSITGWDLMTYAVEAPAYLGRDRELLAGPRMDNLLSVHACTAALTEVSKQDNLPYIPVLAAFDHEENGSQSDTGADGPLLGGVLERSVFARGGSYEDKARAFAGTICLSSDTGHAVHPNYAERHDPTHHPRANGGPILKVNVNNRYATDGSGRAVFAAACEKAGVPFQSFVSNNAMPCGTTIGPITAARHGIKTVDIGAAILSMHSVRELCGADDPFLLANALVAFLEG; from the coding sequence ATGCGCACACCCTCCGGCCCCTTCGATCGTGGGCACACCGACGACCTGATGACCTACCTCGCCGCGAGCCCCACCCCGTACCACGCGGTGGCGAACGCCGCGGCACGGCTGGAGAAGGCCGGGTTCCAGCAGGTCGCCGAGACCGACGCCTGGGACGGCACGACGGGCGGCCGGTTCGTCGTCCGCGGCGGCGCGATCATCGCCTGGTACGTCCCGGAGGGCGCCGCCCCCCACACCCCGTTCCGGATCGTCGGCGCGCACACCGACTCCCCGAACCTGCGGGTCAAGCCCCAGCCGGACATGGGCACTCAGGGCTGGCGCCAGGTCGCCGTCGAGATCTACGGCGGCCCCCTGCTCAACTCCTGGCTCGACCGCGACCTGGGCCTGGCCGGCCGGATCTCCCTGCGCGACGGCACCGAGCGCCTCGTCAACGTGGACCGCCCCCTGCTGCGCGTCCCGCAGCTGGCCGTCCACCTCGACCGCTCGGTCACCCCCGAGGGCCTCAAGCTCGACAAGCAGCGCCACATGCAGCCCATCTGGGGCCTGGGCGACGACGTCCACGAGGGCGACCTGCTCGCCTTCCTGGAGGAGGAGAACGGCCTGGAGCGCGGCTCCATCACCGGCTGGGACCTCATGACGTACGCCGTCGAGGCCCCCGCCTACCTGGGCCGCGACCGCGAGCTGCTCGCCGGCCCGCGCATGGACAACCTGCTGTCCGTGCACGCCTGCACGGCCGCGCTCACCGAGGTCAGCAAGCAGGACAACCTGCCGTACATCCCGGTGCTCGCCGCGTTCGACCACGAGGAGAACGGCTCGCAGTCCGACACCGGCGCCGACGGCCCGCTGCTCGGCGGCGTCCTGGAGCGTTCGGTCTTCGCCCGCGGCGGCTCGTACGAGGACAAGGCGCGGGCCTTCGCCGGCACGATCTGCCTGTCCTCGGACACCGGTCACGCCGTGCACCCCAACTACGCCGAGCGGCACGACCCGACGCACCACCCGCGCGCCAACGGCGGCCCGATCCTCAAGGTGAACGTCAACAACCGCTACGCCACCGACGGCAGCGGCCGCGCCGTGTTCGCGGCGGCCTGCGAGAAGGCCGGCGTGCCGTTCCAGTCGTTCGTGTCCAACAACGCGATGCCGTGCGGCACCACGATCGGCCCGATCACCGCGGCCCGGCACGGCATCAAGACCGTCGACATCGGCGCGGCGATCCTGTCGATGCACAGCGTGCGCGAACTGTGCGGCGCCGACGACCCGTTCCTCCTCGCGAACGCTCTGGTGGCGTTCCTGGAGGGCTGA
- a CDS encoding DUF6458 family protein, with translation MSLGGCIILVALGAILAFATDWHMKGVDLHLVGWILMIVGLIGVFVFRSIGRRRGLTPTQTTVVEDDRDRRL, from the coding sequence ATGAGCTTGGGCGGTTGCATCATCCTCGTGGCCCTCGGGGCGATCCTCGCGTTCGCGACCGACTGGCACATGAAGGGCGTCGACCTCCACCTGGTCGGCTGGATCCTCATGATCGTCGGGCTGATCGGCGTCTTCGTGTTCCGCAGCATCGGCCGCCGCAGGGGCCTGACCCCCACCCAGACCACCGTCGTAGAAGACGACCGCGACCGCCGGCTCTGA
- a CDS encoding DUF4822 domain-containing protein — protein sequence MNIARISRRSALTASAIAIAVSALVPVSAMAADASAAPAPASASASAKLKDATPSDVLASTPWKTTGAVDQDGNRVALDDPAVSNFVGWAYFDADGTYTMYNLDDSPKLHGDWTVTPDGSERWINAKDANGKVLFERTVPITQLDKNVFTYRVFPNAGDTSVYYDIVHTKTNHVEPGTDGRGPGANGNQGGNGEYHFNNGNAR from the coding sequence ATGAACATCGCTCGCATCTCCCGCCGCTCCGCTCTCACCGCATCCGCGATCGCGATCGCCGTGTCCGCCCTGGTGCCGGTCTCGGCCATGGCGGCCGACGCGTCCGCCGCACCGGCCCCCGCTTCCGCTTCCGCGTCCGCGAAGCTGAAGGACGCGACTCCGTCCGACGTGCTCGCCTCGACCCCGTGGAAGACCACCGGCGCCGTCGACCAGGACGGCAACCGTGTCGCCCTCGACGACCCGGCCGTGTCGAACTTCGTGGGCTGGGCCTACTTCGACGCCGACGGCACGTACACCATGTACAACCTCGACGACAGCCCCAAGCTGCACGGTGACTGGACCGTCACCCCCGACGGCTCCGAGCGCTGGATCAACGCGAAGGACGCGAACGGCAAGGTGCTCTTCGAGCGCACCGTCCCGATCACCCAGCTCGACAAGAACGTGTTCACCTACCGCGTCTTCCCGAACGCCGGCGACACCAGCGTGTACTACGACATCGTCCACACCAAGACCAACCACGTCGAGCCCGGCACCGACGGCCGCGGCCCCGGCGCGAACGGCAACCAGGGCGGCAACGGCGAGTACCACTTCAACAACGGCAACGCCCGCTGA
- a CDS encoding pirin family protein has product MPAVTVENPLTLPRVEAPADAAARPVLAVTTAPGGFEGEGFPVRRAFAGINYKYLDPFIMMDQMGEVEYAPGEPKGTPWHPHRGFETVTYLIDGTFVHQDSHGGGGTITDGDTQWMTAGSGLLHIEAPPESLVMSGGLFHGLQLWVNLPAKDKMKDPRYQDIRGGQVKLLTTADGGALLRVIAGELDGHEGPGITHTPITMVHATVRPGAEATLPWREDYNGLVYVLAGRGTVGADRRPVHMGQTAVFGAGGSLTVRADESQDSNTPDLEVVILGGQPIREPMAHYGPFVMNTKAELQQAFDDFQAGRLGVIPTAERLPHT; this is encoded by the coding sequence ATGCCCGCTGTGACCGTCGAGAACCCGCTGACCCTGCCCCGAGTGGAAGCTCCGGCGGATGCCGCGGCGCGCCCCGTGCTCGCCGTGACGACCGCGCCGGGCGGCTTCGAAGGGGAGGGATTCCCGGTGCGCCGCGCGTTCGCCGGAATCAACTACAAGTACCTCGACCCGTTCATCATGATGGACCAGATGGGCGAGGTGGAGTACGCACCCGGAGAGCCGAAGGGCACCCCGTGGCACCCGCACCGCGGCTTCGAGACCGTGACGTACCTGATCGACGGAACGTTCGTCCACCAGGACTCGCACGGCGGCGGCGGCACCATCACCGACGGCGACACCCAGTGGATGACGGCGGGCTCCGGCCTGCTGCACATCGAGGCGCCGCCGGAGTCCCTCGTCATGTCCGGCGGCCTCTTCCACGGCCTCCAGCTGTGGGTGAACCTGCCCGCCAAGGACAAGATGAAGGACCCGCGCTACCAGGACATCCGCGGCGGCCAGGTCAAGCTCCTCACCACCGCCGACGGCGGCGCGCTGCTCCGCGTCATCGCCGGTGAGCTCGACGGCCACGAGGGTCCGGGCATCACGCACACGCCGATCACGATGGTGCACGCCACCGTCCGCCCCGGCGCCGAGGCCACCCTGCCGTGGCGCGAGGACTACAACGGCCTCGTCTACGTGCTCGCCGGCCGCGGCACCGTCGGCGCCGACCGGCGACCGGTCCACATGGGCCAGACCGCCGTCTTCGGCGCGGGCGGCTCGCTGACCGTGCGGGCCGACGAGTCCCAGGACTCGAACACCCCGGACCTCGAGGTGGTCATCCTCGGCGGACAGCCGATCCGTGAGCCCATGGCCCACTACGGCCCCTTCGTGATGAACACCAAGGCCGAACTCCAGCAGGCCTTCGACGACTTCCAGGCCGGCCGCCTGGGCGTCATCCCCACCGCCGAGCGTCTGCCCCACACCTGA
- a CDS encoding AfsR/SARP family transcriptional regulator, with amino-acid sequence MEFRLLGTVGVATETGELPLGPAKRRSLLAALLLRPNTAVPLDQLIDALWPEGPPARARTVTQGHVSRLRALLAQGGADEWGVRLVTRGDAYVLEMPESLLDAHRFDELVRLAHEQRSPDDAAALLREALSLWRGPALVGVATGGPLRVAADGLEQARISAVEQLARTYGEFGDHARAAALLHAEAVAHPMRESLAAALMRSLYRAGRQSDAIDQYHRTRTLLADELGVDPGPALREAYAEILAGDGPGAPPAKPGPQTAPEVPAPQPVRATAPDGPDLLPRPPRGFVGRDRELAALDAASGPEHAVTVLTGPAGVGKTAAALHWAHTVRDRYDGVLFADLRGFSDDDGSGDSAPETADVLREFLIALGVPARDLPETPGALAAAYRTRTERHRHLVVLDNARTAAQVRPLLPAGPGSAAVVTSRLRLDGLAVSELARTVALGVLDPAGSAALLAAATGAAGRLAAEPEAAARLTELCAGLPLALRVVAARVNARPEWPLSGLADELADEQRRLALLDVDDTGVAAALRLTLRTLPEDARLLFHRLGVLPGPDLDRYAAAALTGRSPQEAAAALDRLAGAHLITEPTPGRYLMHDLVRLYARGLARADDTEATDEALVRLLDHYVRTALLAASVTEPDDRPCCVLPADIRPDLGHPALTDRAAGLAWYAVERENLVAAAVAAHAAGHDDRAWRLAVLQWPYVVGYVRDDWLPLMEQGLAAAQRLDDPDAESRVRALYGWVLTEEGRLTQAIEQLERAPELAARAGDTSSEATALVNLAVALDRDGGPSTASLAHVVRAAELARATDDILTELLALEHRSRQLLATGDHAAVLDCTERGLTLPGASAEGLAPLRQILLRIARGAALHALGREAEALDCLREAHDEAVKRGFEDGIRKAKAQLERIGSETATGR; translated from the coding sequence GTGGAGTTCCGGCTGCTCGGCACCGTCGGCGTAGCCACCGAGACCGGTGAACTCCCCCTCGGACCGGCCAAGCGGCGCAGCCTCCTCGCCGCGCTCCTGCTCCGCCCCAACACGGCGGTCCCGCTCGACCAGCTGATCGACGCGCTGTGGCCCGAGGGCCCGCCCGCGCGGGCCCGCACGGTCACCCAGGGCCATGTGTCCCGGCTGCGGGCGCTGCTCGCGCAGGGCGGCGCCGACGAGTGGGGCGTGCGGCTCGTCACGCGCGGCGACGCGTACGTCCTGGAGATGCCCGAGTCGCTGCTCGACGCGCACCGCTTCGACGAGCTGGTCCGGCTCGCGCACGAGCAGCGCTCCCCCGACGACGCGGCCGCCCTGCTGCGCGAGGCGCTCTCGCTGTGGCGCGGGCCCGCGCTGGTCGGCGTCGCGACCGGCGGCCCGCTGCGCGTGGCCGCCGACGGGCTTGAGCAGGCCCGGATCTCGGCGGTCGAGCAACTGGCCCGCACCTACGGCGAGTTCGGCGACCACGCGCGGGCCGCCGCCCTGCTGCACGCCGAGGCCGTCGCGCACCCCATGCGGGAGTCGCTCGCCGCCGCGCTGATGCGGTCCCTGTACCGGGCGGGCCGGCAGTCCGACGCCATCGACCAGTACCACCGCACCCGCACCCTGCTCGCCGACGAGCTAGGCGTCGACCCGGGCCCCGCACTGCGCGAGGCCTACGCGGAGATCCTCGCCGGCGACGGCCCCGGCGCCCCGCCCGCCAAGCCCGGACCGCAGACAGCGCCCGAGGTCCCGGCCCCCCAACCGGTCCGCGCCACCGCCCCGGACGGCCCCGACCTGCTGCCCCGGCCGCCCCGCGGCTTCGTCGGCCGCGACCGCGAACTCGCCGCGCTCGACGCCGCGTCCGGACCCGAGCACGCCGTCACCGTGCTCACCGGACCCGCCGGCGTCGGCAAGACCGCCGCCGCGCTGCACTGGGCGCACACCGTCCGCGACCGCTACGACGGCGTCCTCTTCGCCGACCTGCGCGGCTTCAGCGACGACGACGGCAGCGGCGACAGCGCCCCCGAGACCGCCGACGTGCTCCGCGAGTTCCTCATCGCCCTCGGCGTGCCCGCCCGGGACCTGCCCGAGACACCGGGCGCGCTCGCCGCCGCGTACCGCACCCGTACCGAGCGCCACCGGCACCTCGTCGTCCTCGACAACGCGCGCACCGCGGCCCAGGTCCGCCCGCTGCTCCCGGCCGGTCCCGGCAGCGCCGCCGTGGTCACCTCGCGGCTGCGCCTGGACGGGCTCGCCGTCAGCGAGCTGGCCCGCACCGTCGCCCTCGGCGTCCTCGACCCCGCCGGGTCCGCCGCGCTGCTCGCCGCCGCGACCGGCGCCGCCGGCCGGCTCGCCGCCGAACCGGAGGCCGCCGCCCGCCTCACCGAACTCTGCGCCGGCCTGCCGCTCGCCCTGCGCGTCGTCGCCGCCCGCGTCAACGCCCGCCCCGAGTGGCCGCTGTCCGGCCTCGCCGACGAACTCGCCGACGAGCAGCGCCGCCTGGCCCTCCTCGACGTCGACGACACCGGCGTCGCCGCCGCGCTCCGGCTCACCCTGCGCACCCTGCCCGAGGACGCCCGGCTGCTGTTCCACCGGCTCGGCGTGCTGCCCGGACCCGACCTCGACCGGTACGCGGCCGCCGCCCTCACCGGCCGCTCCCCCCAGGAGGCCGCCGCCGCCCTGGACCGCCTCGCCGGCGCCCACCTGATCACCGAGCCGACGCCCGGCCGGTACCTGATGCACGACCTCGTCCGCCTCTACGCGCGCGGCCTGGCCCGCGCCGACGACACCGAGGCCACCGACGAGGCCCTGGTCCGGCTCCTCGACCACTACGTCCGCACCGCGCTCCTCGCCGCGTCCGTCACCGAGCCCGACGACCGGCCCTGCTGCGTCCTGCCCGCCGACATCCGGCCCGACCTCGGCCACCCGGCCCTCACCGACCGGGCCGCCGGCCTGGCCTGGTACGCCGTGGAGCGCGAGAACCTCGTCGCCGCCGCCGTCGCCGCGCACGCCGCGGGCCACGACGACCGCGCCTGGCGGCTCGCCGTCCTGCAGTGGCCGTACGTCGTCGGCTACGTCCGCGACGACTGGCTGCCGCTCATGGAGCAAGGGCTCGCCGCCGCGCAGCGGCTCGACGACCCGGACGCCGAGTCCCGGGTCCGCGCCCTGTACGGCTGGGTGCTCACCGAGGAGGGCCGGCTCACGCAGGCGATCGAGCAGCTGGAGCGCGCCCCGGAGCTCGCGGCCCGCGCCGGCGACACCTCCAGCGAGGCCACCGCGCTGGTCAACCTGGCCGTCGCCCTCGACCGGGACGGCGGGCCGAGCACCGCGTCCCTCGCCCACGTCGTACGGGCCGCCGAGCTGGCCCGCGCCACCGACGACATCCTCACCGAACTGCTCGCCCTGGAACACCGCTCCCGCCAGCTCCTGGCCACCGGCGACCACGCCGCGGTGCTCGACTGCACCGAGCGCGGGCTGACCCTGCCGGGCGCCTCCGCCGAGGGTCTCGCCCCGCTGCGCCAGATCCTGCTGCGGATCGCGCGCGGCGCCGCACTGCACGCCCTGGGCCGCGAAGCGGAAGCTCTCGACTGCCTCCGTGAAGCCCATGACGAAGCGGTGAAGCGGGGCTTCGAGGACGGTATCCGGAAGGCGAAGGCGCAGCTCGAACGGATCGGAAGCGAAACAGCGACGGGGCGATAG
- a CDS encoding AI-2E family transporter, with protein sequence MKPDTELLPRSARRVAAWCAVALLVTGVAWVGIWLCVELRTAVVPVLLALLGTALLRPVYLALRKAKVQQSLAAGLTCALILVVVGGAGYIVVAALIDTGDQIIASVKQAARDLSDKFGTGVLDLDHLADNAQDLIKKYGGSAASGVISGLSVAGEIAAMAVLALLLCFFFLRDAGRFRVALRQAAPGSAGETLEAIARRAFAAVSGFMRGTTLIALIDAFCIGIGLLILQVPGAVGLAALVFVGAYIPYLGAFISGAVAILVALADRGFVIALWALGVVLAVQVLEGHVLQPMIQSRTVQMHPAVVLLAITSGASVAGILGMLLAVPLTAAAFGILSELRGRYGSGGVTVSRETGV encoded by the coding sequence GTGAAGCCGGACACCGAACTACTGCCCCGTTCCGCCCGCCGCGTCGCCGCCTGGTGCGCGGTGGCGCTGCTCGTCACCGGGGTCGCCTGGGTCGGGATCTGGCTCTGCGTCGAACTGCGCACCGCCGTCGTGCCCGTGCTGCTCGCCCTGCTCGGCACCGCCCTGCTGCGGCCCGTCTACCTCGCCCTGCGCAAGGCCAAGGTGCAGCAGTCGCTCGCGGCGGGGCTCACCTGCGCGCTGATCCTCGTCGTGGTCGGCGGCGCCGGATACATCGTCGTCGCCGCGCTCATCGACACCGGCGACCAGATCATCGCCTCCGTGAAACAGGCCGCCCGCGACCTCTCCGACAAGTTCGGCACCGGCGTGCTCGACCTCGATCATCTCGCCGACAACGCGCAGGACCTCATCAAGAAGTACGGGGGTTCCGCCGCGTCCGGAGTGATCAGCGGGCTCAGCGTGGCCGGGGAGATCGCCGCCATGGCCGTGCTCGCCCTGCTGCTCTGCTTCTTCTTCCTGCGCGACGCCGGGCGCTTCCGCGTCGCCCTGCGCCAGGCCGCGCCCGGCTCCGCCGGCGAGACCCTGGAGGCCATCGCGCGGCGCGCCTTCGCCGCGGTCTCCGGCTTCATGCGCGGGACGACCCTCATCGCGCTCATCGACGCGTTCTGCATCGGCATCGGGCTGCTGATCCTTCAGGTGCCCGGTGCGGTCGGCCTCGCGGCGCTCGTCTTCGTCGGGGCCTACATCCCCTATCTCGGCGCGTTCATCTCCGGCGCCGTCGCCATTCTCGTCGCCCTCGCCGACCGTGGATTCGTCATCGCGCTCTGGGCCCTCGGCGTCGTCCTCGCCGTGCAGGTCCTGGAGGGGCATGTCCTCCAGCCGATGATCCAGTCCCGCACGGTGCAGATGCATCCTGCGGTCGTTCTGCTCGCCATCACCTCGGGTGCCTCGGTCGCCGGCATCCTCGGCATGCTCCTGGCGGTGCCCCTCACCGCGGCGGCGTTCGGCATTCTGAGCGAGTTGCGGGGGCGGTACGGGTCGGGTGGCGTGACCGTTTCACGTGAAACAGGGGTCTGA
- a CDS encoding DUF4232 domain-containing protein, whose translation MTRTIARNVVLAAAAAALSLSLTACNGDTGTKDEGAAQNTASSSSAGSDASKDQGADAGSGTGGDAAQASGGDAAQAGSSKTGSSTGGSGTAAKKTPECKVGFLTYKLERRNPEQQGDHLLITAENRSASACTVQKFPVVTPGKANGDVPQAKDDEQPAQPLVVQPGGRIYSAIAVTQDVKAEDDYFTSIRLSLQMNNPDEAETETIQTPGEVEYAGKMDDGIEVYSWNTVKPFGN comes from the coding sequence ATGACCCGCACCATCGCCCGCAACGTCGTCCTCGCCGCCGCGGCCGCCGCCCTGAGCCTCTCGCTGACCGCCTGCAACGGCGACACCGGCACCAAGGACGAGGGCGCCGCGCAGAACACCGCGTCGAGCTCCTCGGCCGGCTCGGACGCCTCGAAGGACCAGGGCGCGGACGCGGGTTCGGGCACCGGCGGCGACGCGGCGCAGGCCTCGGGCGGCGACGCCGCGCAGGCCGGCTCCTCGAAGACCGGCTCGAGCACGGGGGGCTCGGGCACGGCCGCGAAGAAGACGCCCGAGTGCAAGGTCGGCTTCCTCACCTACAAGCTGGAGCGCCGCAACCCCGAGCAGCAGGGCGACCACCTGCTGATCACCGCCGAGAACCGCTCCGCGAGCGCCTGCACCGTGCAGAAGTTCCCGGTCGTCACCCCGGGCAAGGCCAACGGCGACGTCCCGCAGGCCAAGGACGACGAGCAGCCCGCGCAGCCGCTGGTCGTCCAGCCCGGCGGCCGGATCTACTCGGCGATCGCCGTCACCCAGGACGTCAAGGCCGAGGACGACTACTTCACGTCGATCCGCCTGTCCCTGCAGATGAACAACCCCGACGAGGCCGAGACCGAGACGATCCAGACGCCCGGCGAGGTCGAGTACGCGGGCAAGATGGACGACGGCATCGAGGTCTACTCCTGGAACACGGTCAAGCCGTTCGGCAACTGA